One Pyrococcus furiosus DSM 3638 genomic region harbors:
- a CDS encoding ribonuclease P protein component 4, with the protein MAKYNEKKEKKRIAKERIDILFSLAERVFPYSPELAKRYVELALLVQQKAKVKIPRKWKRRYCKKCHAFLVPGINARVRLRQKRMPHIVVKCLECGHIMRYPYIKEIKKRRKEKMEY; encoded by the coding sequence GTGGCTAAATACAATGAGAAAAAAGAAAAAAAGAGAATTGCAAAAGAGAGAATCGATATCTTGTTTAGCTTAGCTGAGAGAGTTTTCCCTTATTCTCCTGAATTAGCGAAGAGATATGTTGAGTTAGCCCTACTAGTTCAACAAAAGGCTAAGGTTAAAATTCCCAGGAAGTGGAAAAGAAGGTACTGTAAAAAGTGCCATGCATTCCTCGTTCCAGGAATTAATGCTAGAGTTAGGCTTAGACAAAAAAGAATGCCTCATATTGTCGTTAAATGCTTAGAATGTGGTCATATTATGAGATATCCCTATATAAAAGAAATAAAAAAGAGAAGAAAAGAAAAAATGGAATATTAG
- a CDS encoding intein-containing RctB family protein, translated as MAVPLKRIDKIRWEIPKFDKRMKVPGRVYADDVLIEKMRQDRTLEQAANVAMLPGIYKYSIVMPDGHQGYGFPIGGVAAFDIKEGVISPGGIGYDINCLAPGTKVLTEHGYWLKIEEMPEKFKLQRLRLYNIEEGHNDFSRVAFVAERNIEKDETAIRIVTETGTLIEGSEDHPVLTPQGYVYLKNIKEGDYVIVYPFEGVPYEEKKGIIIDESAFEGEDPQVIKFLKERNLLPLRWEDPKIGTLARILGFALGDGHLGEMGGRLVLAFYGREETLRELKKDLESLGIKANLYVREKNYRIKTESGEYSGKTVLAELRVSSRSFALLLEKLGMPRGEKTKKAYRIPVWIMEAPLWVKRNFLAGFFGADGSIVEFKGTTPLPIHLTQAKDVALEENLKEFLYDISRILEEFGVKTTIYKVNSKKSVTYRLSIVGEENIRNFLGKINYEYDPKKKAKGLIAYAYLKFKESVKKERRKAMEISKKIYEETGNIDRAYKAVKDIVNRRFVERTIYEGERNPRVPKNFLTFEEFAKERGYEGGFVAEKVVKVERIKPEYDRFYDIGVYHEAHNFIANGIVVHNCGVRLIRTNLTEKDVRPKIKQLVDTLFKNVPSGVGSQGKVRLHWTQIDDVLVDGAKWAVDQGYGWERDLERLEEGGRMEGADPDAVSQRAKQRGAPQLGSLGSGNHFLEVQVVDKIFDEEIAKAYGLFEGQVVVMVHTGSRGLGHQVASDYLRIMERAIRKYGIPWPDRELVSVPFQSEEGQRYFSAMKAAANFAWANRQMITHWVRESFQEVFRQDPEGDLGMEIVYDVAHNIGKVEEHEVDGKKVKVIVHRKGATRAFPPGHEAIPKIYRDVGQPVLIPGSMGTASYVLAGTEGAMAETFGSTCHGAGRVLSRAAATRQYRGDRIRDELLRRGIYVRAASMRVVAEEAPGAYKNVDNVVKVVSEAGIAKLVARMRPIGVAKG; from the coding sequence GTGGCAGTACCCCTAAAGAGGATTGACAAAATCAGATGGGAAATTCCAAAGTTCGATAAGCGAATGAAAGTGCCCGGTAGAGTCTATGCAGATGATGTATTGATTGAAAAGATGAGGCAGGACAGGACATTAGAGCAAGCTGCAAATGTTGCAATGCTTCCTGGGATATATAAGTACTCTATCGTAATGCCAGACGGTCATCAGGGTTATGGGTTCCCAATTGGTGGTGTAGCGGCCTTCGATATTAAAGAAGGAGTCATAAGCCCTGGAGGAATCGGCTACGACATTAACTGTCTTGCTCCAGGGACTAAAGTCCTAACAGAGCATGGTTATTGGCTAAAAATCGAGGAGATGCCTGAAAAGTTCAAGCTTCAGAGGCTGAGGCTTTATAATATCGAGGAAGGGCACAACGACTTCTCTAGAGTAGCCTTTGTTGCTGAAAGGAACATTGAAAAGGATGAAACGGCAATAAGGATAGTTACTGAGACTGGGACATTAATAGAGGGAAGTGAAGATCACCCCGTTCTTACTCCTCAGGGTTATGTCTATCTCAAGAACATTAAAGAAGGAGACTATGTTATAGTGTATCCCTTTGAGGGAGTCCCATACGAAGAAAAGAAGGGAATCATAATAGACGAAAGCGCTTTTGAAGGTGAAGATCCACAGGTGATAAAGTTCCTTAAAGAAAGAAACCTCCTACCACTTCGCTGGGAAGATCCAAAGATCGGAACTCTTGCAAGGATTCTTGGTTTTGCCCTGGGAGATGGTCATCTAGGAGAGATGGGGGGTAGGTTAGTCTTAGCATTCTATGGAAGAGAGGAAACACTTAGAGAACTTAAGAAAGATCTTGAATCACTAGGTATTAAAGCAAATCTCTATGTCCGAGAAAAGAACTACAGGATAAAGACTGAAAGTGGTGAATATAGTGGCAAAACTGTTTTAGCTGAGTTAAGAGTTTCCTCAAGAAGTTTTGCTCTCTTACTTGAAAAACTAGGAATGCCTCGTGGTGAGAAAACTAAGAAGGCTTATCGCATTCCAGTTTGGATAATGGAAGCTCCTCTCTGGGTAAAAAGAAACTTCTTGGCTGGATTCTTTGGTGCAGATGGTAGCATTGTTGAATTTAAAGGCACTACACCACTTCCAATACACTTAACCCAGGCTAAAGACGTAGCACTTGAAGAAAATCTAAAAGAGTTCTTATATGATATTTCAAGAATCCTTGAGGAGTTTGGAGTAAAGACTACGATTTACAAAGTTAATTCAAAGAAAAGTGTCACTTATCGCCTGTCTATTGTAGGAGAGGAGAACATCAGAAACTTCCTGGGTAAAATTAACTATGAGTATGATCCCAAGAAGAAAGCAAAGGGTCTTATTGCCTATGCTTACCTTAAGTTCAAGGAGAGTGTGAAAAAAGAGAGAAGAAAAGCAATGGAGATATCCAAGAAGATATATGAAGAAACTGGAAACATAGATAGAGCATATAAGGCCGTCAAGGACATAGTTAATAGACGCTTTGTTGAGAGGACAATTTATGAAGGGGAAAGAAATCCAAGAGTTCCAAAGAACTTTCTAACTTTTGAGGAGTTTGCAAAAGAGAGAGGATATGAAGGAGGCTTTGTTGCAGAAAAGGTCGTTAAAGTTGAACGCATAAAGCCAGAATACGATCGGTTCTATGATATCGGAGTTTACCATGAGGCTCATAATTTCATAGCAAATGGGATAGTTGTCCACAACTGTGGGGTGAGGTTAATTAGAACAAATCTTACAGAGAAAGACGTAAGGCCAAAGATAAAACAGTTAGTTGACACTTTATTTAAGAATGTTCCCTCCGGCGTTGGTAGTCAGGGTAAGGTCAGGCTTCACTGGACTCAGATTGATGACGTCTTAGTTGATGGAGCAAAGTGGGCGGTTGATCAAGGATATGGATGGGAGAGGGATCTTGAGAGATTGGAAGAAGGAGGGAGAATGGAAGGAGCTGACCCAGATGCAGTTAGCCAGAGGGCTAAGCAAAGAGGAGCTCCTCAGCTTGGCTCATTAGGTTCTGGAAACCACTTCCTTGAGGTTCAAGTTGTGGATAAGATATTCGATGAGGAGATAGCGAAAGCCTATGGATTGTTTGAAGGACAAGTTGTTGTGATGGTTCATACTGGATCAAGAGGATTAGGCCATCAAGTTGCAAGTGATTACCTGAGAATAATGGAGAGAGCCATAAGAAAGTACGGCATACCTTGGCCGGACAGAGAGTTGGTTAGCGTTCCATTCCAAAGTGAAGAAGGACAGAGGTACTTCTCAGCTATGAAAGCTGCTGCAAACTTTGCCTGGGCAAACAGGCAGATGATTACTCACTGGGTTAGGGAGAGCTTTCAGGAGGTGTTCAGACAGGATCCAGAGGGAGACTTGGGAATGGAAATTGTATACGATGTAGCTCACAACATAGGTAAAGTAGAGGAGCATGAAGTAGATGGAAAGAAAGTTAAGGTTATAGTCCACAGAAAAGGTGCTACAAGGGCTTTCCCACCTGGGCATGAGGCCATTCCGAAGATTTATAGAGATGTAGGACAACCAGTTCTAATTCCAGGTTCAATGGGAACTGCAAGCTATGTTCTGGCTGGAACTGAGGGAGCTATGGCTGAGACTTTTGGAAGCACATGTCACGGAGCTGGAAGAGTTCTTAGTAGGGCTGCGGCAACAAGGCAATATAGGGGAGATAGAATAAGAGATGAACTACTAAGGAGAGGAATTTACGTGAGGGCGGCAAGTATGAGGGTGGTTGCAGAAGAGGCTCCAGGTGCGTACAAGAATGTAGACAATGTAGTTAAGGTTGTAAGTGAGGCAGGAATAGCGAAGCTAGTGGCAAGAATGAGGCCAATAGGAGTGGCAAAAGGATGA
- a CDS encoding inositol-3-phosphate synthase, with product MVRVAIIGQGYVASIFAVGLERIKEGELGYYGIPLANELPIKVEDIKIVASYDVDKTKIGLPLSEIVQRYWKGNVPESLQEVFVRKGIHLGSLRNLPIEATGLEDEMTLKEAIERLVEEWKEKKVDVIINVPTTEAFTPFGKLEELEKAIKDNNKERLTATQAYAYAAAQYAKEVGGAAFVNAIPTLIANDPAFVELAKESNLVIFGDDGATGATPLTADILGHLAQRNRHVLDIVQFNIGGNTDFLALTDKERNKSKEYTKSSVVEDILGYDAPHFIKPTGYLEPLGDKKFIAMHIEYISFNGARDELIIAGRINDSPALAGLLVDLARLGKIAVDKKEFGTVYPVNAFYMKNPGPKEAKNIPRIIAYEKLRQWAGLPPRYL from the coding sequence ATGGTTAGGGTAGCAATTATAGGCCAGGGATACGTTGCAAGCATTTTTGCAGTTGGGTTGGAAAGAATAAAGGAAGGCGAGCTTGGATACTACGGCATTCCGCTTGCAAACGAGCTGCCAATAAAGGTTGAAGACATAAAGATAGTGGCTTCCTATGATGTGGACAAGACAAAGATTGGCCTACCATTGTCAGAGATTGTCCAAAGATACTGGAAAGGAAACGTTCCAGAAAGCCTACAAGAAGTATTTGTAAGGAAAGGAATTCATCTCGGAAGCCTAAGGAACCTTCCAATAGAGGCCACTGGGCTCGAAGATGAGATGACATTGAAGGAGGCAATAGAGAGACTCGTTGAGGAGTGGAAAGAAAAGAAGGTGGATGTAATTATAAACGTTCCAACTACGGAAGCCTTCACACCTTTTGGAAAGTTAGAGGAACTCGAGAAGGCAATAAAAGATAACAACAAAGAAAGGCTAACCGCTACACAAGCCTATGCATATGCAGCTGCCCAATATGCAAAGGAAGTTGGAGGAGCAGCGTTTGTAAACGCAATACCAACCTTAATAGCTAATGACCCAGCATTCGTTGAGCTAGCAAAGGAAAGCAACCTAGTAATATTTGGTGACGATGGAGCTACTGGAGCCACACCATTAACTGCTGATATCCTAGGACACTTAGCCCAGAGAAACAGGCACGTACTCGACATAGTTCAGTTTAACATTGGAGGTAACACAGACTTCTTGGCCTTAACTGACAAAGAGAGAAACAAGAGTAAGGAGTACACCAAGTCAAGTGTAGTTGAAGACATTCTAGGTTATGATGCACCACACTTCATAAAGCCAACGGGTTATCTTGAGCCTCTAGGAGACAAGAAGTTCATCGCAATGCACATTGAATACATAAGCTTCAACGGAGCTAGAGACGAGCTGATTATTGCAGGAAGAATAAACGACAGCCCAGCATTGGCAGGATTACTCGTCGATTTGGCAAGATTAGGAAAGATTGCAGTTGACAAAAAAGAGTTTGGAACAGTATATCCAGTTAACGCATTCTACATGAAGAACCCAGGACCAAAAGAGGCAAAGAACATCCCAAGGATAATAGCCTACGAGAAGCTTAGGCAGTGGGCTGGGCTACCCCCAAGATACCTCTGA